CTTCATTTGTGCCATGTGCACCCTGGGGGTTggtggagctgggggctggctcTGGTGCTGAGCGCCTCACCACTCCCCACAGTGATGGTGGCCACGCAACAGGAGATGAACGATGCCCAGCTGACGCTGCAGCAACGTGATTACTGCGCCCACTACCTCATCCGGCTGCTGAAGTGCAAGCGGGACAGCTTCCCCAACTTCCTGGCTTGCAAGCATGAGCAGCACGACTGGGACTACTGCGAGCACCTGGAGTGAGCCTGCCCTGCGCCTGTGCACACCACACCTGTGCACACCACACCTGTGCACACCACACGGGCGCCACATGGGGAGAGGGCTGGAGCCACCTGAGGGGCAGGCCAGAATTCCAGTGGGAGGGTTTCCTGGTGGCTGGGAATGGAGTCGGGCCAGCGCCTGTGGCACTGAGaccctctctctgttctgccctCAGCTACGTGAAGCGAATGAAGGAGTTTGAACGTGAACGGCGACTGCTCCAGAGGAAGAAGCGGAGGGAAGAGAAGGCGCAACGGATAGCCCAAGGCcagggagaaggagaggtgggCCCTGAGATGGCCCTCTAGGGGTCACCCACCCGCCTCTGGACCTATCAGTGAAATAAAAGCTTTGGGTCACCTGCCCAACCCTCATGTGTACTGCTTCAAGGGTGGGAAGGAATGGTGTGGCCCCTGTACCCCTAAAGAACACAAAGCCCAAGTCCAGCTGGAAAAGCAGGTTTATTGTTGCTGCTGGAGAGCCATGGTCACCCCAGGTCAGGGGGAGTAGGTAGACAGTGCTACTTGGTGGGCCCACGAGGAACTGCTCAGAGCAGGAAAGGGATAATGGGCATGCGCAGGGGTGGGTAGTCACGGAACTCCTTCAGGTAGCTGCGATGCTTGCCTTTGGCCCAGATGGTCATCTGGGTGAAGCCCACCAAGGAGAAGAGGGCCACTGTGGGCAGAATGGGATATCAGAATAGGGATGCCCCGCCGGAAGGGAACCAGGGACTCACCACACAGGAACAAGGGACTCACCTGGAACACACTGCGTCATGATGGCAAAGCCAATCCAGGACCCTACCTGTGGACAGCACAAGCAGGGTGAGGGCACAGAGGCAAGCCCAGCATCACATGTATCCCTGGGGACGGAAGGCAGCAGTCTCCCCAAATTCAAGCTTTATtaccccccccaacccacccctttACCTCATGTAGGACCTCAAACCTGGGATGAAGAAAGCCGTCCCTCACCTCATAAGTGTAGTTGGGACAGGACACCAGCAGAAATAGCCAGGTGAAGGGGTTCTTGGTGGGGTATGGGATCTTCCTGGTTTTGG
This sequence is a window from Peromyscus eremicus chromosome 5, PerEre_H2_v1, whole genome shotgun sequence. Protein-coding genes within it:
- the Ndufb7 gene encoding NADH dehydrogenase [ubiquinone] 1 beta subcomplex subunit 7, with product MGAHLARRYVGDASVEPDPLQMPSFPPDYGFPERKERVMVATQQEMNDAQLTLQQRDYCAHYLIRLLKCKRDSFPNFLACKHEQHDWDYCEHLDYVKRMKEFERERRLLQRKKRREEKAQRIAQGQGEGEVGPEMAL